A region of Acidobacteriota bacterium DNA encodes the following proteins:
- a CDS encoding ABC transporter permease: MLSALLSVTLKQWRTHRLRLAFTILGIALGVSVFFAVKTANLTLLGSLKTTVEKLAGKATLQVASGESGFPEEVLDVVRETPGVMVAEPVVETLAKTAFDPPGNILIVGTDTTGDQSIREYQFDESQMELNDPLVYLSEPFSILVSRKFADRYHLKEGDKLPLYTSRGKLSFNVRGIFAPAGIGAVFDGQIAVMDVYSAQYVFGRGKNFDRIDIQTDPGVSVEQVQAALRSKLPAAIEVERPASRGKNIENVMAAMQQGMLITSYVALLVGIFIIFNSFTISVNQRWKEIGILRSLGVERRNIALMFMGEALVIGVIGSLVGIVAGLYLAQGAAKILSIVAATIFGLAAGVDQPVFRWDFAATTVVLGVLASLIAAWMPARAASQLNPVLALHNIEIRQPEVVAGWMRTLAGALLVTVAVVFVRFSPAQVGGMFQLVYSGILNFGLLLMLPKMAELIARSLRTPMDFLFGTEGALAVDAMIHAPRRMNATVGALMFGLMFVYATGSYVQSYKGVVERWMNRTINSDLFVKTTSEQVRSRSYHFSPEFSQKIAAVPGVKRLENVRFITVEYRGTTPSLIALEMDGLFARTKDMVDEGDPVRAEAMACKGEGFLVARNFALRWKLKVGDTVALDTPTGILERPIAGIIEDYTSDQGTVFMDRALYIQFWKDDGIDIVDINLQPGVDAVAFKRELEKVISTEQQAFIYTNQEYKKWVFDLLDTFFFVIYLQTIISVLVAAIGIFNTMMISVAERKRELGVLRAIGGLRGQVRKMVLLEAVVIAIVGLVTAVFAGAFNTYILVRLVALILGGFTIPFDLSFSLIFGTLPVVVVIALIAAYWPAHRAVNLKIVEAIGYE, translated from the coding sequence ATGCTAAGTGCTTTACTTTCAGTGACATTGAAGCAGTGGCGAACACATCGGCTCCGGCTCGCTTTTACCATTCTCGGGATTGCCCTCGGCGTTTCAGTTTTTTTCGCCGTCAAAACCGCCAATCTGACCTTGCTGGGTTCGCTCAAAACAACGGTTGAAAAACTAGCCGGAAAAGCCACGCTCCAGGTTGCATCGGGTGAAAGCGGATTTCCCGAGGAAGTCCTCGACGTTGTGCGCGAAACACCCGGCGTGATGGTGGCTGAACCCGTGGTTGAAACTCTGGCCAAAACGGCTTTTGACCCGCCGGGGAACATTTTGATTGTGGGAACTGATACCACTGGCGACCAATCCATCCGCGAATATCAGTTTGACGAGTCGCAGATGGAGTTAAATGATCCGCTCGTCTATTTGTCAGAACCTTTTTCAATTCTGGTCTCGCGCAAGTTTGCGGACCGCTACCATTTGAAGGAAGGCGATAAACTGCCGCTCTACACCTCACGTGGAAAACTCTCTTTTAATGTTCGCGGTATTTTTGCTCCGGCGGGAATTGGCGCTGTTTTTGACGGGCAAATTGCGGTGATGGACGTCTATTCGGCTCAGTATGTGTTTGGACGTGGCAAGAATTTTGACCGGATTGATATTCAAACCGACCCCGGTGTTTCGGTCGAACAGGTTCAGGCAGCGCTTCGAAGCAAGCTTCCGGCGGCCATCGAAGTCGAACGACCTGCTTCACGAGGAAAAAACATCGAAAACGTGATGGCGGCCATGCAGCAGGGAATGCTCATTACCAGTTATGTCGCGCTACTGGTCGGTATTTTCATCATCTTTAATTCATTTACCATTTCAGTGAATCAACGCTGGAAAGAGATTGGGATCCTGCGATCCCTTGGGGTTGAGCGCCGCAACATTGCCCTTATGTTTATGGGCGAAGCGCTGGTGATTGGGGTGATTGGCTCGCTCGTGGGCATTGTTGCGGGACTCTATTTAGCCCAGGGAGCAGCGAAAATCCTGAGTATTGTCGCCGCCACGATTTTTGGGCTGGCTGCCGGGGTTGATCAACCGGTTTTTCGCTGGGATTTTGCCGCCACGACCGTTGTTTTGGGCGTTTTGGCGTCACTCATCGCCGCGTGGATGCCCGCTCGGGCCGCCTCGCAACTCAATCCGGTACTGGCGCTGCACAACATTGAAATCCGCCAGCCAGAAGTTGTTGCCGGATGGATGCGCACGTTGGCGGGTGCCCTGCTGGTCACAGTGGCCGTGGTTTTCGTTCGATTTAGCCCGGCGCAAGTCGGCGGCATGTTTCAGCTTGTCTACTCTGGAATTTTGAATTTCGGGTTGTTGTTGATGCTGCCCAAAATGGCGGAATTGATTGCGCGAAGTTTGCGGACACCGATGGATTTTCTGTTTGGGACCGAAGGCGCCCTGGCGGTTGATGCCATGATTCACGCGCCGCGCCGAATGAATGCCACCGTTGGCGCACTGATGTTTGGGCTGATGTTTGTGTATGCCACTGGATCCTATGTCCAGAGTTATAAAGGCGTGGTTGAGCGTTGGATGAACCGCACGATCAATTCTGATTTGTTTGTCAAAACCACTTCAGAGCAGGTTCGTTCACGCAGTTACCATTTTAGCCCGGAGTTCAGTCAGAAAATCGCGGCGGTGCCCGGCGTCAAACGGCTTGAAAATGTGCGTTTTATTACGGTTGAGTATCGTGGGACGACACCTTCGTTGATTGCGCTGGAAATGGATGGTCTGTTTGCCCGAACCAAAGATATGGTGGATGAAGGCGACCCGGTTCGGGCTGAAGCGATGGCGTGCAAAGGCGAAGGATTTCTGGTCGCCCGAAATTTTGCCCTTCGGTGGAAGCTCAAGGTTGGCGACACGGTGGCGCTCGATACCCCAACTGGCATCCTGGAACGTCCGATTGCCGGCATCATCGAAGATTACACCTCCGACCAGGGAACGGTGTTTATGGATCGGGCGCTCTATATTCAATTCTGGAAAGATGACGGAATTGACATTGTGGACATCAATTTACAGCCCGGAGTGGATGCCGTCGCCTTTAAACGTGAACTGGAAAAAGTCATTTCAACTGAGCAGCAGGCATTTATTTATACCAACCAGGAATACAAAAAATGGGTTTTTGACCTGCTCGATACCTTCTTTTTTGTGATTTACCTGCAAACGATTATTTCGGTACTGGTGGCGGCGATTGGAATTTTCAACACCATGATGATTTCCGTGGCTGAGCGGAAACGTGAACTCGGCGTGTTGCGAGCCATTGGCGGATTGCGCGGGCAGGTTCGGAAAATGGTGCTCCTCGAAGCCGTCGTGATTGCGATTGTGGGTCTGGTGACGGCGGTTTTTGCCGGGGCCTTCAATACCTATATTCTGGTCCGACTGGTGGCGTTGATCCTGGGAGGCTTTACCATTCCATTTGATCTGTCCTTCAGTCTGATTTTTGGAACGCTGCCCGTGGTGGTGGTGATTGCGCTCATTGCTGCCTACTGGCCGGCACACAGGGCCGTAAACCTGAAAATTGTCGAGGCAATTGGATATGAATAA
- the ppk1 gene encoding polyphosphate kinase 1, producing the protein MARSDTRPLQPINLEDSAVEFVPPSLSGSRHLLFNRELSWLEFNRRVLQEGLDPTQPLLERLKFLAIFSTNLDEYFMIRVSGLQEKLEEEVQELSPDGMTPFEQLREIRHRTLPLLAEQMKCLRTEVLPQLAEAGIVVSSYTELSRAEKKSVDHYFHEKVFPVLTPQAVDPSHPFPYISNLSLNLAVMVEPAQCADIGLSGVRFARIKLPPMVPRLVPVDASGTKFTLLGSLIAANANTLFPDMNYGRFHLFRVTRDADIEIREDEAGDLLRFMQQKLSRRRRFGAAVRLEVASTMPNDMVDYLMASLDLTPEDVYVIDGPLNIPDFMQLLSLDRPELKDRPMQVVVPAPLRQQKKQNIFDLVKKQDILLHHPYNSFSTVMDLIDMAARDPQVVAIKMCLYRIGRHSPIVQSLISASEQGKQVAVVVELKARFDEENNIEWAKQLEQAGVHVVYGLMGLKTHCKVALIVRNEGETLRTYVHIATGNYNAATAKIYTDLGIFTADQEIGFDATNLFNYLTGYSRYSNYRRLMVAPVNLRQRFFTLIERETEHARAGRQGHIIAKMNSLTDMETIQALYRASQANVKVELIIRGICCLRPGVSGFSENITVRSIVGRFLEHSRIYYFANNGEDEVFIGSADWMGRNLSRRVEVVTPVLNPELRKYLREDVLNAYLRDNLKARILQPDGTYVQTKPSETEEPFSSQLYFANLPQLEMDED; encoded by the coding sequence ATGGCACGTTCCGATACCCGTCCGCTTCAACCGATCAACCTCGAAGATTCCGCCGTTGAATTTGTTCCACCTTCCCTTTCGGGCTCGCGCCATCTTTTGTTTAACCGCGAGTTAAGCTGGCTTGAATTTAACCGCCGTGTGCTGCAGGAAGGTCTGGATCCAACTCAGCCACTCCTTGAACGGCTCAAATTCCTGGCTATTTTTTCCACCAACCTGGACGAATACTTTATGATCCGGGTCTCCGGATTGCAGGAAAAACTCGAAGAAGAAGTCCAGGAATTATCACCCGACGGAATGACACCGTTTGAGCAGTTGCGTGAAATCAGACATCGAACACTTCCCTTGCTGGCCGAACAAATGAAGTGCCTTCGAACCGAGGTCTTGCCCCAACTGGCCGAAGCCGGGATTGTCGTAAGTTCCTACACCGAATTGTCCAGGGCTGAAAAAAAGAGCGTGGACCATTATTTCCACGAAAAAGTGTTTCCCGTACTGACGCCCCAGGCTGTGGATCCAAGCCACCCGTTTCCCTATATTTCCAACCTGAGCCTGAATCTGGCCGTGATGGTTGAACCTGCCCAGTGCGCTGATATTGGTTTATCAGGCGTGCGGTTTGCCCGAATTAAGTTACCGCCGATGGTGCCGCGCCTGGTGCCGGTTGATGCCTCGGGTACCAAATTCACCCTTTTGGGAAGTCTGATTGCAGCCAACGCCAACACCTTGTTTCCTGATATGAATTATGGCCGGTTTCATCTCTTCCGGGTCACCCGTGACGCGGATATTGAAATCCGTGAAGATGAAGCCGGTGACCTGCTTCGGTTTATGCAGCAAAAGCTCAGCCGCCGGCGCCGGTTTGGCGCCGCCGTCAGACTCGAAGTTGCCTCAACGATGCCCAATGATATGGTTGACTATTTGATGGCATCGCTCGACTTAACCCCAGAAGATGTGTATGTGATTGATGGGCCGCTCAATATTCCCGATTTTATGCAACTGCTGTCGCTGGATCGGCCCGAACTCAAGGACCGCCCAATGCAGGTTGTGGTTCCAGCCCCTTTGCGTCAACAAAAGAAACAGAACATCTTCGACCTGGTCAAAAAGCAAGACATTTTGCTCCATCATCCATACAACTCGTTTTCGACCGTGATGGATTTGATTGATATGGCCGCCCGTGATCCGCAGGTGGTGGCGATCAAAATGTGCCTTTACCGAATCGGGCGGCATTCACCAATTGTGCAATCTCTGATTTCAGCCAGCGAACAGGGGAAACAGGTTGCGGTTGTGGTTGAACTCAAAGCCCGGTTTGACGAAGAAAACAATATTGAATGGGCCAAACAGCTTGAACAGGCTGGGGTTCACGTCGTCTATGGGTTGATGGGCCTCAAAACGCACTGCAAAGTGGCCCTGATTGTCCGCAACGAAGGTGAGACCCTGCGGACCTATGTGCACATTGCCACCGGAAACTACAACGCGGCCACAGCTAAGATTTATACCGATTTGGGAATTTTTACCGCTGACCAGGAAATCGGCTTTGATGCCACCAACCTCTTTAATTATTTGACCGGGTATTCGCGCTATTCCAATTACCGGCGATTGATGGTGGCGCCAGTGAATTTACGTCAGCGATTTTTTACCTTGATCGAGCGTGAAACTGAGCATGCCCGTGCTGGTCGTCAGGGCCATATCATTGCCAAAATGAACAGCCTGACCGATATGGAAACCATTCAGGCACTCTATCGCGCGTCACAGGCCAATGTGAAAGTCGAGTTGATCATTCGAGGGATTTGCTGTTTGCGGCCTGGCGTTTCCGGATTTTCTGAAAATATCACGGTGCGCAGCATCGTCGGTCGGTTTCTGGAACATAGCCGGATTTACTATTTTGCCAACAATGGCGAAGATGAGGTTTTCATCGGGAGCGCCGACTGGATGGGACGCAACCTCAGCCGCCGGGTGGAAGTCGTGACACCGGTTCTCAATCCGGAATTAAGGAAATATTTGCGCGAAGACGTACTCAATGCCTACCTGCGCGACAATCTCAAAGCGCGGATTCTTCAACCAGATGGCACCTATGTGCAGACCAAACCTTCTGAAACGGAAGAGCCATTTAGTTCGCAGCTCTATTTCGCCAATCTGCCTCAGCTTGAAATGGATGAGGATTAA
- a CDS encoding ABC transporter ATP-binding protein, giving the protein MKVIELRNISKVYDSSKAVTALKNINFELNQGERVAIMGPSGSGKSTLLNIIAGLDEPSTGQIVFEGRNISELNDDQRTRLRRERIGIIFQTFNLLSTLTAQENVALPLRLKGIGRREAMDRAAKMLDRVRLAERQTHRPDELSGGERQRVAIARALIFQPPLLLGDEPTGNLDSKTGNEILALLDELHRELNTTILLVTHNAQAAKHCDQVLTMKDGELVSTGVAVVC; this is encoded by the coding sequence ATGAAAGTAATAGAATTACGCAATATTTCAAAAGTGTACGACAGTAGCAAAGCCGTGACAGCTTTGAAAAATATCAATTTTGAACTCAATCAAGGCGAACGAGTGGCAATTATGGGTCCGTCGGGTTCGGGAAAATCCACTCTGCTCAATATTATTGCCGGGCTTGATGAGCCATCCACAGGCCAGATTGTGTTTGAAGGCCGTAATATTTCTGAACTCAACGACGATCAACGGACGCGGCTTCGACGGGAACGAATCGGCATTATTTTCCAAACTTTTAATTTGCTTTCGACTTTGACCGCTCAGGAAAACGTCGCGCTTCCGCTCAGGTTAAAAGGGATTGGCCGTCGCGAAGCCATGGACCGGGCAGCGAAAATGCTTGATCGGGTTCGGCTTGCCGAACGCCAGACCCATCGCCCCGATGAACTTTCAGGCGGCGAGCGCCAGCGTGTCGCCATTGCCCGAGCGTTGATCTTTCAGCCCCCGTTGCTCCTGGGTGATGAACCGACTGGAAACCTGGATTCCAAAACTGGAAATGAAATTCTGGCGTTGCTTGATGAACTGCACCGGGAACTGAACACCACCATTTTGCTGGTCACCCATAACGCCCAGGCGGCCAAACATTGCGACCAGGTGTTGACGATGAAAGATGGCGAACTGGTCAGCACAGGAGTGGCTGTTGTATGCTAA
- a CDS encoding TetR/AcrR family transcriptional regulator has translation MRYPANRKEESRQKILQAAARLFREHGYNGVGVDAVMAEAGLTPGGFYAHFPSKEALFAEALASSLKARSAAVGELLKHHSDAEWIQALVSAYLSRTHRDMVSEGCPLPALTPDVTRSSPEARQMYEKYIQRLVSEICKRLSTDAETDRTLAIALVSQMIGGLMLARAVDSPQFSDEILKANRTIALQLCQELLSKKSKDQPTEDSTQGDV, from the coding sequence ATGCGATATCCAGCCAACCGAAAAGAAGAATCCCGACAGAAAATCCTCCAGGCCGCAGCCCGCCTTTTTCGTGAACACGGCTATAACGGAGTTGGTGTTGATGCCGTGATGGCCGAAGCCGGACTGACGCCGGGCGGGTTCTATGCCCATTTTCCTTCCAAAGAGGCCCTGTTTGCTGAGGCTCTGGCCTCATCGTTGAAGGCTCGGAGCGCGGCTGTCGGAGAACTTCTGAAGCATCACTCGGACGCTGAGTGGATTCAGGCATTGGTTTCAGCCTATTTAAGTCGTACCCACCGCGATATGGTCAGCGAAGGGTGCCCACTCCCGGCTCTGACGCCGGATGTGACCCGGAGCAGCCCCGAAGCCAGACAAATGTATGAAAAATACATTCAGCGACTGGTCTCCGAAATTTGCAAACGACTCTCAACCGACGCCGAAACGGATCGAACCCTGGCCATTGCTCTTGTCTCGCAAATGATTGGGGGCTTGATGCTGGCCCGGGCAGTTGATTCCCCACAGTTTTCCGACGAAATCCTGAAAGCCAACCGGACGATTGCGCTCCAGCTTTGCCAGGAGCTGCTTTCAAAAAAATCCAAAGATCAACCAACTGAAGACTCGACCCAAGGAGATGTATGA
- a CDS encoding outer membrane lipoprotein-sorting protein, with the protein MNNRGVHTVWIVFLLFCFGINFVTDVNAAVDARRIMEAVYRQDTSQDTAWQAFMDVYDKKGGLRRKKFVFRKLGALGNSKTLVRFLDPAEVRGVGLLTINQGGQKDRQWLYTPAIQRTRRIAPQERDRRFLGTDFTNEDMQERVLDDFNYKMIVENDWIDGRRTYKIEARPVAPDRSQYQSIYLWVPVDVPYVILAQMFDKQGKMIREYHATDLVKISNIWVAKKVEMASKTENTRTLMVIEDIKFNTGLNESLFSQQTLERPDVY; encoded by the coding sequence ATGAATAATCGTGGGGTTCATACAGTCTGGATCGTGTTTTTATTGTTTTGTTTCGGAATCAATTTTGTTACCGATGTGAATGCGGCGGTTGATGCCCGCCGGATAATGGAAGCGGTGTATCGTCAAGACACCAGCCAGGACACCGCCTGGCAGGCATTTATGGATGTCTATGACAAAAAAGGCGGGTTGCGGCGCAAGAAATTTGTCTTTCGGAAACTTGGGGCGCTTGGAAACAGCAAAACGCTGGTTCGGTTTCTGGATCCGGCTGAAGTTCGCGGTGTTGGGTTGTTAACCATTAATCAGGGAGGCCAGAAAGACCGGCAATGGCTCTACACCCCGGCCATTCAACGTACCCGCCGGATTGCTCCACAGGAACGTGACCGCCGCTTTTTAGGCACGGATTTTACCAATGAAGACATGCAGGAACGCGTTCTGGATGATTTCAATTACAAGATGATTGTCGAAAACGATTGGATTGACGGACGAAGAACCTACAAAATCGAAGCTCGCCCGGTGGCACCTGATCGTTCGCAATACCAGTCCATTTACCTTTGGGTGCCGGTGGATGTGCCATATGTCATTCTGGCGCAAATGTTTGACAAACAGGGGAAGATGATTCGCGAATACCACGCCACTGATCTGGTGAAAATCTCAAACATCTGGGTGGCCAAAAAAGTGGAAATGGCTTCCAAGACTGAAAACACCCGGACGCTGATGGTGATTGAAGACATCAAGTTTAATACCGGGCTGAATGAAAGTCTGTTTTCCCAGCAAACGCTCGAACGACCGGATGTGTATTGA
- the cysC gene encoding adenylyl-sulfate kinase — MSQHKGFTIWFTGLSGAGKTTLTGVLVSRLASRGIRLEVLDGDEVRTHLSKGLGFSKEDRDTNIRRIGFVCRLLARNGVGVISAAISPYRDIRNEVRADIEQNGAEFIEVYVKCSLDALIERDVKGLYKKALTGEIKSFTGVSDPYEAPHSPEVTVETDRETIDESAAKILRELERRGLIPQASAATGD, encoded by the coding sequence ATGAGTCAACACAAAGGATTTACGATTTGGTTTACCGGACTTTCGGGAGCTGGAAAAACAACGTTAACCGGCGTTCTGGTTTCACGACTTGCCAGCCGCGGCATTCGACTTGAAGTGCTGGATGGTGATGAAGTGCGGACCCATCTTTCAAAAGGACTTGGGTTCTCGAAAGAAGATCGCGACACAAACATCCGCCGCATTGGCTTTGTCTGTCGCTTGCTGGCTCGCAACGGAGTAGGTGTCATCTCAGCCGCGATTTCACCCTATCGCGACATTCGCAACGAAGTCAGGGCCGATATTGAACAAAACGGCGCGGAATTTATCGAAGTCTATGTCAAATGTTCACTTGATGCCTTGATCGAGCGGGATGTGAAAGGGCTATATAAAAAAGCCTTAACTGGTGAAATTAAAAGTTTTACTGGTGTTTCAGACCCTTACGAAGCTCCTCATTCCCCCGAAGTGACGGTTGAAACCGACCGTGAAACGATTGATGAAAGTGCGGCCAAGATCCTGCGCGAACTGGAGCGCCGGGGATTGATTCCACAGGCAAGTGCCGCCACCGGAGACTAA
- a CDS encoding AarF/ABC1/UbiB kinase family protein, giving the protein MVRSHPDFLKELPPDLDGEVLRRGQMDEFFQSLSHRPVPVGRISRLLPLGATQVKIGLGYLAYWMRSPFLSAPERKQQLNQTNLDAAVKLLHCMSYLRGSFLKLGQAIANFPSVVPTELADTLGRLHFEAPPMHYSLLREHVSNELGADPEDIFAEFETTAFAAASLGQVHRARLKSGERVAVKIQYPNIARTIHEDFKNLNALLWPVRLGDDWENFREQMADILHVLEQETDYLREAQQLQKARFLFQPDEGIVIPRVFGEFTTRRILTMEFLEGQHINAYLATNPSQAECDQHGERIARSAFRLMNLGRMCYGDPHPGNYLFLPDGRLGMIDFGCCRDLSDEEFDYMFEMEASCKNSPEKLKGALLKSVGYGPSDDLDPELEKVLQKYIDWVWEPLRVDGTFDFGNERYLQRGMEILMEIIGKRYTRSQPVNNWLNRNFLGIRSMALRLKARVNLRQIEEEEAP; this is encoded by the coding sequence ATGGTGCGTTCGCATCCTGATTTTCTCAAAGAATTACCGCCTGACCTCGACGGCGAGGTGTTGCGTCGGGGGCAAATGGATGAATTCTTTCAAAGTTTATCGCACCGACCAGTTCCAGTTGGACGGATTTCGCGTCTGCTCCCGCTGGGTGCCACTCAGGTCAAAATCGGATTGGGATATCTGGCCTACTGGATGCGGTCGCCCTTTCTCAGCGCACCTGAGCGAAAGCAACAACTCAATCAAACGAATCTCGATGCCGCCGTCAAACTGTTGCATTGCATGAGTTACCTGCGAGGTTCCTTTTTGAAACTGGGGCAGGCGATTGCCAATTTTCCGAGTGTTGTACCAACTGAATTAGCTGACACGCTGGGGCGGCTCCATTTTGAAGCCCCGCCGATGCACTATTCGTTACTGCGCGAACACGTCTCGAACGAGCTTGGGGCCGACCCGGAAGATATTTTTGCTGAATTTGAAACCACCGCATTTGCCGCCGCTTCACTTGGGCAGGTCCATCGGGCCCGGTTGAAATCAGGCGAACGGGTGGCGGTCAAGATCCAATATCCAAACATTGCTCGCACCATCCACGAAGATTTCAAAAATCTGAACGCCCTGCTCTGGCCGGTTCGATTGGGTGACGATTGGGAGAATTTCCGCGAGCAAATGGCGGATATTCTGCACGTGCTGGAGCAGGAAACCGACTACCTGCGTGAAGCTCAACAATTACAAAAAGCCCGATTTTTGTTTCAACCCGACGAAGGGATTGTCATTCCACGGGTGTTTGGTGAATTTACCACCCGCCGGATTTTGACCATGGAGTTCCTGGAGGGACAGCATATCAACGCTTATCTGGCGACGAACCCTTCTCAGGCCGAGTGTGACCAGCACGGCGAACGGATTGCCCGGTCTGCGTTTCGACTGATGAATTTGGGGCGGATGTGTTATGGAGATCCGCATCCAGGAAATTATCTGTTTTTGCCGGATGGCCGACTTGGAATGATTGATTTTGGCTGTTGCCGCGACCTTTCAGACGAAGAATTTGACTACATGTTTGAAATGGAGGCGAGTTGCAAAAACAGTCCCGAAAAACTCAAAGGTGCCCTTTTAAAATCAGTTGGTTACGGTCCGTCTGATGATCTTGACCCGGAGCTCGAAAAAGTACTCCAAAAATATATTGATTGGGTGTGGGAGCCGCTTCGGGTTGATGGTACTTTTGATTTTGGGAATGAACGATATTTACAGCGGGGGATGGAAATCCTGATGGAAATTATCGGCAAGCGCTATACCCGCTCACAGCCAGTCAATAACTGGCTCAACCGCAATTTTTTGGGCATCCGGTCAATGGCGCTCCGGTTAAAAGCCAGGGTCAATCTGCGCCAAATTGAAGAGGAAGAAGCTCCTTAA
- a CDS encoding TetR/AcrR family transcriptional regulator, with amino-acid sequence MRITAQAKAETQERIVATARQLFLSKGFDKTTIRDIAAEAQIGTGTLFNYFPNKEALAMFILAQGLHDGAAVYHRRRRGTESLAEDLFAYILAGLRELKPARHYIGEVIESAFSPFAKHTRTSHGQQVRQQHLETVIEIIQNHVRNAEVTYITLHLYWILYIGVLAFWSNDDSPNQEDTLVVLDQAMRLFSGSLKPATDV; translated from the coding sequence ATGCGAATCACTGCCCAGGCCAAAGCTGAAACTCAGGAGCGGATCGTGGCGACCGCTCGCCAGTTGTTTTTGTCCAAAGGCTTTGACAAAACCACGATTCGCGACATTGCCGCCGAAGCCCAAATTGGGACGGGCACGCTGTTTAATTACTTTCCCAATAAAGAAGCACTGGCAATGTTTATTTTGGCTCAGGGATTGCACGATGGCGCTGCTGTTTATCACCGGCGGAGGCGTGGTACGGAATCGCTGGCTGAGGATTTGTTTGCGTATATTCTGGCTGGTTTGCGCGAACTGAAACCCGCCCGGCATTACATTGGCGAAGTGATTGAATCGGCCTTCAGCCCATTTGCCAAACACACCCGCACCAGCCACGGCCAGCAGGTCCGCCAGCAGCATCTTGAAACCGTCATCGAGATTATTCAAAACCACGTGCGGAACGCTGAGGTGACCTACATCACGCTGCACCTGTATTGGATTCTCTACATTGGCGTTCTGGCCTTCTGGTCAAATGATGATTCGCCTAACCAGGAAGATACGCTGGTGGTGCTGGATCAGGCGATGCGGTTGTTTTCCGGTTCGCTCAAACCTGCCACCGACGTTTAG
- a CDS encoding TAXI family TRAP transporter solute-binding subunit, which produces MNKEFFKTYGLILFLTVIAFGIAFQFAEPAPPRKVVMATGLESGAYYKFALRYRDYFAQNGIQLEVLQTSGSVENLELLKTHGKGVDIIFAQTGTGDPAATPDFTSVASVFYEPLWVFYRGEQPIQRLMELKGKRIAVGSEGSGTRMVSLKILSDNGLTVATTQILPLGGNQAAEALKTSQIDAAFFVGAPEAPVINDLLRAEGVRLMNFERVEAYKSRYRYFSSVILYEGVVDMQKNIPAEDVVLLASTASIVVRENFHPALVNLLLQAANEIHRKETGMLEKTGQFPSSDFIQFPLNEESVRYFRFGPSFLTRHLPFWAATAADRLKFVLLPLLTMLIPLLRIAPPIYAWRTRRKIYTWYGMLIALENKVVNPEQNQDFAQILAELDDLEREVAKIVVPLSYTDEVYNLRLHIRLVREKAMEQRSSEVAK; this is translated from the coding sequence ATGAATAAAGAATTCTTCAAGACATATGGCTTGATCTTGTTTTTGACGGTTATCGCTTTTGGAATTGCCTTTCAGTTTGCCGAACCGGCCCCGCCACGCAAAGTTGTGATGGCAACGGGTTTGGAAAGCGGCGCTTATTACAAATTTGCGCTCCGGTATCGAGATTATTTTGCCCAAAATGGAATCCAGCTTGAGGTGCTGCAGACTTCAGGTTCAGTCGAAAACCTGGAACTGCTCAAAACCCACGGCAAAGGCGTGGATATCATTTTCGCCCAAACTGGAACCGGGGATCCGGCTGCCACCCCTGACTTTACTTCGGTGGCAAGTGTTTTTTATGAACCGCTGTGGGTGTTTTATCGCGGGGAACAGCCGATTCAGCGACTGATGGAATTGAAAGGGAAGCGGATTGCGGTTGGCTCGGAAGGCAGCGGCACCCGGATGGTCTCGCTGAAAATCTTGTCTGACAATGGCTTGACGGTGGCCACGACCCAAATCCTGCCACTGGGTGGAAATCAGGCTGCCGAAGCGTTAAAAACCAGTCAAATTGACGCTGCATTTTTTGTCGGTGCGCCAGAAGCCCCGGTCATCAATGATTTGCTGCGGGCTGAAGGTGTCCGATTGATGAATTTTGAACGAGTCGAAGCCTATAAAAGCCGCTACCGCTATTTTTCCAGCGTCATTTTGTATGAAGGCGTGGTGGATATGCAGAAAAATATTCCAGCGGAAGATGTGGTCCTCCTGGCCTCAACTGCCTCGATTGTCGTGCGGGAGAATTTCCACCCGGCACTTGTCAATTTGTTACTACAAGCCGCAAATGAAATTCATCGCAAGGAAACCGGAATGCTCGAAAAAACCGGCCAGTTTCCCTCCTCTGATTTTATTCAATTTCCGCTGAATGAGGAATCCGTGCGGTATTTTCGATTTGGCCCATCATTTCTGACTCGCCATTTGCCGTTTTGGGCGGCCACGGCGGCTGATCGGTTGAAATTTGTGCTGTTGCCGTTGTTGACGATGCTGATTCCACTCCTGCGAATTGCCCCACCAATTTATGCCTGGCGAACACGGCGAAAAATCTATACCTGGTACGGCATGCTTATTGCCCTTGAAAACAAAGTGGTGAACCCTGAGCAAAACCAGGATTTCGCCCAGATTCTGGCTGAACTTGATGACCTGGAACGCGAAGTCGCCAAAATCGTCGTCCCGCTTTCCTACACCGACGAAGTGTACAATCTTCGGCTCCACATTCGACTGGTTCGGGAAAAAGCGATGGAGCAGCGAAGTAGCGAAGTAGCGAAATAG